In a genomic window of Candidatus Methylacidiphilales bacterium:
- the uvrA gene encoding excinuclease ABC subunit UvrA: protein MPIEEIRIVGARQHNLKNLNLTLPRNRLIVITGVSGSGKSSLAFDTLYAEGQRRYVESLSVYARQFLDQLEKPDVDAIDGLSPAIAIEQKTVSGSPRSTVGTSTEIHDFLRLLFAHAGTPHHPKTGKPLERWTVQRIVDEILKWNEGTPIHILAPLVNNSEGEWRDILERARRDGFVRARIDGIVRELEGLTSLERGRRHTVEIVVDRLRVHPAARERLTDSIETALNYGEKRILILRGALSENPQEWWVSTLNFDPETGFTFAELTPRHFSFNSPDGACPHCHGLGTELAADPELIVPDPEKTLEEMPIAPWRRQNASLATGYQTILETLAKHFREPMTRRWKDTSEAFRKTVLHGSGNTPLLQTNKPNVLRPFEGVIPLCERLYQQSESELTKRRLEAFFSRKPCRVCLGARLRPEILAVRIPSKNQKNLNIHEVSNLTINELLQWLEDLQLTNYQQHVTREIIRELRSRLTFLKEVGLGYLTLNRESSTLSGGEAQRIRLAAHLGSRLTGVLYILDEPSIGLHQRDNDRLIRVLQQLRDLGNTVIVVEHDEDMMRAADHIVDMGPKAGARGGEIVAQGTPHEIMSHPQSLTGRFLSGEERIHVPKIRRKPYIGWLRVIGARENNLKNITVSFPLGLFTCVTGVSGSGKSTLVNDVLCRALFRRIYGSKEKPGDHDRIEGSEEVDKVIVVDQSPIGKTPRSNPLTYVGAYNSIRDLFASTPVARVRGYGPGRFSFNVEGGRCPHCQGDGVIKIEMNFLPPTYVTCEVCKGKRFNRETLEVLYKGRNIADILEMTVDEGINFFRAIPGVSDKLLALAQVGLGYLKLGQQATTLSGGEAQRIKLAAELAKKATGRTVYIFDEPTTGLHFTDVQMLIEVFYKLRDAGNTLIVIEHNLHLIKCADYIIDLGPEAGRDGGYLVACGPPEKIAQHPTSITGHYLKKVLNQEFPSEAQRES from the coding sequence ATGCCAATTGAGGAAATCCGCATAGTCGGTGCACGCCAACACAACCTCAAAAACCTCAACCTCACCCTACCTCGCAACCGCCTCATCGTCATCACCGGCGTCAGCGGCTCCGGCAAATCTTCACTCGCCTTCGATACCCTCTACGCCGAAGGTCAACGCCGCTATGTCGAATCCCTCTCCGTCTATGCCCGACAATTCCTCGATCAACTCGAAAAACCTGACGTAGACGCCATCGACGGCCTCTCCCCAGCCATCGCAATCGAACAAAAAACCGTCAGCGGCAGCCCCCGCTCCACCGTAGGCACCTCGACTGAAATTCACGACTTCCTCCGCCTCCTCTTCGCCCACGCCGGCACCCCACATCACCCCAAAACAGGAAAACCCCTCGAGCGCTGGACCGTCCAACGCATCGTCGATGAAATCCTCAAATGGAATGAAGGCACCCCCATTCACATACTCGCACCCCTCGTCAACAATAGCGAAGGCGAATGGCGCGACATCCTCGAGCGCGCCCGCCGCGACGGCTTCGTCAGAGCAAGAATAGACGGAATAGTGCGTGAGCTCGAAGGCCTCACTAGCCTCGAGCGAGGCCGCCGACACACCGTCGAAATCGTCGTAGATCGCCTACGTGTCCATCCAGCCGCACGTGAACGCCTCACCGATTCCATCGAGACCGCCCTCAACTACGGCGAAAAACGCATCCTCATCCTACGCGGCGCACTCTCAGAAAATCCCCAAGAATGGTGGGTAAGCACGCTCAATTTCGACCCCGAGACAGGCTTTACGTTTGCCGAGCTTACCCCACGACACTTTTCTTTTAATAGCCCAGACGGAGCCTGCCCACATTGCCACGGCCTCGGCACAGAACTTGCAGCAGACCCTGAACTCATCGTCCCCGACCCCGAAAAAACACTCGAAGAAATGCCCATCGCCCCCTGGCGCCGCCAAAATGCCAGCCTCGCAACGGGCTATCAGACCATCCTCGAAACTCTAGCCAAACATTTCCGAGAACCCATGACGCGCCGATGGAAAGACACCAGCGAAGCCTTCCGCAAAACAGTCCTTCACGGCAGCGGAAACACCCCACTCCTCCAGACAAACAAACCCAACGTATTACGCCCATTCGAAGGCGTCATCCCCCTCTGCGAACGCCTCTACCAACAAAGCGAAAGCGAGCTCACCAAACGCCGCCTAGAAGCCTTCTTCTCGCGAAAACCTTGTCGTGTCTGCCTCGGCGCACGACTACGCCCAGAAATCCTAGCCGTTCGCATCCCCTCAAAAAATCAAAAAAACTTAAACATCCACGAAGTCAGCAACCTCACCATCAATGAACTCCTCCAATGGCTCGAAGACCTTCAACTCACCAACTACCAGCAACACGTCACACGAGAAATCATAAGAGAACTCCGCTCCCGCCTAACCTTCCTCAAAGAAGTCGGCCTAGGCTATCTCACCCTCAACCGCGAAAGCAGCACGCTCTCCGGCGGTGAAGCCCAGCGCATCCGACTCGCAGCCCACCTCGGCTCGCGTCTCACAGGCGTCCTCTACATACTCGACGAGCCCAGCATCGGCCTCCACCAACGCGACAACGACCGACTCATCCGTGTGCTCCAACAACTCCGCGATCTCGGCAACACCGTCATCGTCGTCGAGCACGATGAAGATATGATGCGCGCAGCCGACCACATCGTAGACATGGGCCCCAAAGCCGGCGCACGCGGAGGAGAAATCGTTGCGCAAGGCACGCCCCATGAAATCATGAGCCATCCCCAGTCACTCACAGGACGTTTTCTCAGCGGAGAAGAGCGAATCCACGTGCCAAAAATCCGCAGAAAACCATACATCGGCTGGCTGCGCGTAATCGGAGCACGCGAAAATAATCTCAAAAATATCACCGTCAGCTTCCCCCTCGGCCTCTTCACATGCGTTACAGGCGTCAGCGGCTCAGGCAAAAGCACACTCGTCAATGACGTCCTCTGCCGCGCCCTCTTCCGCCGCATCTACGGCAGCAAAGAAAAACCAGGTGACCACGATCGAATCGAAGGCTCAGAAGAAGTCGATAAAGTCATCGTCGTAGATCAAAGCCCCATCGGCAAAACGCCCCGATCCAACCCCCTCACCTACGTCGGCGCATACAACAGCATCCGCGATCTCTTCGCCTCCACACCCGTTGCCCGCGTGCGCGGCTACGGCCCAGGACGCTTCAGCTTCAACGTCGAGGGCGGCCGTTGCCCCCACTGCCAAGGCGATGGAGTCATCAAAATCGAAATGAACTTCCTCCCACCTACTTACGTCACCTGCGAAGTCTGCAAAGGAAAACGTTTCAACCGCGAAACCCTCGAAGTCCTCTACAAAGGACGCAACATCGCAGACATCCTCGAAATGACTGTCGATGAAGGCATCAATTTCTTCCGAGCTATCCCCGGCGTTAGCGATAAACTCCTCGCCCTCGCCCAAGTCGGCCTCGGCTACCTCAAACTCGGCCAACAAGCCACCACCCTTTCCGGCGGTGAAGCCCAACGCATCAAGCTCGCCGCTGAACTCGCCAAAAAAGCTACCGGCCGCACCGTTTACATTTTCGACGAACCCACTACAGGCCTCCATTTCACTGACGTCCAAATGCTCATCGAAGTCTTCTACAAACTTCGTGACGCCGGTAACACCCTCATCGTCATCGAGCACAACCTCCACCTCATCAAATGCGCCGATTACATCATCGATCTCGGCCCGGAAGCAGGTCGCGACGGCGGTTACTTAGTTGCGTGCGGCCCACCAGAAAAAATCGCACAACACCCCACCAGCATCACCGGTCACTATTTGAAAAAAGTCCTCAATCAAGAATTCCCAAGCGAAGCCCAAAGAGAGAGTTGA
- a CDS encoding tetratricopeptide repeat protein gives MKRAPAQQPIPLQHTLAITILILITFGHNLTHHFVWDDELMTLVQNPYLNPARLENLSAFWSGAYTLATGLYTPLIYSAWLFIAILSQSIFPPSPAAPAGLHPTIFSAFSLLLHLINTLLVYKLAAHHLATPPLSPHTPQQSSNQANKLRPLLASLLFAVHPVQVETVSWISNAGTLLATLFCLLALGELIKTPAPPSLLSATYLKASLYFTLALTSKPQHVSLPLCAFGILLASQNFTIKRPQVLLLILWLSIGLVWTLITKQSQPDWLIEHFPSLHQRLWIAFDAIGFYAKHLLFPYPIIPDYGRTPPVALQSHGYAVTGLLLPILLAFIAWRIPRTRPTILLIFSASTLLLPVLGLIPFSSQNFSTVADRYLYLSMFPLALVATQGLSRLPTLTFPIAAIILTALLYTAPQVTHWKNNLTLYLHTVRHNPNSAIFLHNLAREFQKQGQNQKALPLLERAYQLKKKSRRYAPQISKSLASLYLDLGKLDAAEATLRETLTIAPDPAEIWIEIAIIYLRRRDLPQANEAYKKAITSTNQPLPIILRYFNALTQDNLNALALSLIQEAAQKLPPHPDIQNALAVAHLRNGNPTQALLHIQEAIRLAPQNPGYHHNLRLIQRALPPTPLPAQR, from the coding sequence GTGAAACGAGCGCCCGCTCAGCAACCCATACCCCTACAACACACCCTCGCAATCACAATCCTCATCCTCATCACCTTTGGGCATAACCTCACCCACCACTTCGTCTGGGACGACGAGCTGATGACCCTTGTCCAAAACCCCTACCTTAACCCAGCGCGATTAGAAAATCTCTCTGCATTCTGGTCAGGCGCCTACACCCTAGCGACAGGCCTTTACACACCACTCATCTACTCCGCTTGGCTTTTCATCGCGATTCTCTCGCAGTCGATATTTCCCCCATCACCTGCAGCTCCAGCAGGTCTTCATCCCACGATTTTCTCAGCCTTCAGCCTCCTGCTGCATCTGATCAACACATTACTCGTATACAAACTAGCAGCACACCACCTCGCAACACCCCCACTTTCCCCCCACACACCCCAGCAGTCCTCAAACCAAGCAAATAAACTACGCCCGCTTCTCGCCAGCCTTCTATTCGCAGTTCATCCCGTGCAAGTAGAAACAGTCAGTTGGATTTCTAATGCCGGCACCCTCCTCGCAACCCTCTTCTGCCTACTTGCCCTCGGCGAGCTAATCAAAACACCAGCCCCACCTTCCTTACTCTCAGCCACATACCTCAAAGCTTCACTTTATTTTACCCTAGCGCTCACCTCCAAACCCCAACACGTCAGCCTCCCACTCTGCGCCTTCGGCATACTCCTCGCCTCACAAAACTTCACCATCAAACGTCCGCAAGTCCTGCTCCTCATCCTCTGGCTATCCATCGGCCTAGTTTGGACTCTTATCACCAAACAATCACAGCCCGATTGGCTCATCGAGCACTTCCCCTCCCTTCACCAACGCCTCTGGATCGCCTTCGATGCCATCGGATTCTACGCAAAACACCTCCTCTTCCCCTACCCCATCATCCCCGACTACGGACGCACACCGCCTGTCGCCCTTCAATCGCACGGCTACGCAGTCACTGGCCTTCTACTACCTATTCTCCTCGCATTCATCGCCTGGCGCATACCGCGCACGCGTCCCACAATACTGCTCATATTCTCCGCCAGCACTCTGCTTCTTCCAGTGCTCGGCCTGATCCCTTTCAGCTCCCAAAACTTTTCCACTGTAGCAGACCGCTACCTCTACCTATCGATGTTCCCGCTAGCATTAGTCGCCACCCAAGGACTCTCACGCCTACCTACGCTAACTTTCCCCATAGCAGCCATCATCCTTACAGCTCTCCTCTACACCGCTCCACAAGTAACCCACTGGAAAAACAACCTCACACTCTACCTCCACACCGTCCGCCACAACCCCAACAGCGCCATCTTTCTCCACAACCTAGCCCGAGAATTTCAAAAACAAGGCCAAAATCAAAAAGCCCTCCCCCTCTTAGAGCGCGCCTACCAACTCAAAAAAAAATCGCGCCGCTACGCCCCACAAATCAGCAAAAGCCTCGCCTCACTCTACCTCGACCTCGGTAAACTCGATGCCGCAGAAGCCACCCTCCGCGAAACACTCACCATAGCCCCCGACCCAGCCGAAATCTGGATAGAAATCGCCATCATCTACCTCCGCCGACGAGACCTGCCCCAAGCCAACGAAGCCTACAAAAAAGCCATCACCTCCACAAATCAACCCCTCCCCATCATCCTTCGCTATTTTAACGCCCTAACCCAAGATAACCTAAACGCCCTTGCCCTCAGCCTCATACAAGAAGCCGCACAAAAACTCCCCCCACATCCAGACATACAAAACGCCCTAGCAGTCGCCCACCTCAGAAACGGCAACCCCACCCAAGCCCTCCTCCACATCCAAGAAGCCATCCGCCTAGCCCCACAAAATCCCGGATACCACCACAACCTTCGACTCATCCAACGCGCCCTACCCCCCACTCCCCTACCCGCTCAAAGATAA
- the dnaJ gene encoding molecular chaperone DnaJ: MPAAEEDYYQLLEVPRNASTEEIKKAYRRLAIKYHPDKNPGNKAAEEKFKKITAAYEVLSDPEKRAAYDRFGHAAFSGAGSGGSGGFSGFHDPFEIFREVFGSAAGGSSFFSSIFEEAFTGSTVGQSQARGADLRYDLQITFDEAARGCEKVIRIQKMDTCLTCHGSGGAPGSRRIICPVCHGRGQVRTSQGFFSVVQTCPRCHGTGQIYEQQCPACHGEGRSLRQVDIPIKIPPGIQDGTRLRRSGAGEAGLNGGPPGDLYVVVHVQPHSIFERDGNDLFVQIPIPFAKAMVGGELKIPTLSGPAILKLPPGTTTGKIFRFRGRGLPDPRTGEQGDLNVRVTVELPTNLTADQRAKLQAFLSACNEKNYPAHFDFMEKAKPFLK; the protein is encoded by the coding sequence ATGCCGGCCGCAGAAGAAGATTACTACCAACTCCTCGAAGTCCCCCGCAACGCCTCGACAGAAGAAATTAAAAAGGCTTACCGACGCCTTGCCATCAAATACCACCCCGACAAAAACCCTGGCAACAAAGCCGCTGAAGAAAAATTCAAAAAAATTACAGCAGCTTACGAAGTCCTATCCGACCCCGAAAAACGCGCCGCCTATGATCGCTTCGGACACGCAGCCTTCTCCGGCGCAGGAAGCGGCGGCTCTGGGGGATTCAGCGGCTTCCATGACCCCTTTGAAATATTTCGCGAAGTCTTCGGCTCAGCAGCCGGCGGCTCATCCTTCTTCTCATCCATCTTCGAAGAAGCATTCACCGGAAGCACAGTCGGACAATCGCAAGCCCGAGGCGCAGACTTGCGTTACGATTTACAAATTACCTTCGATGAAGCCGCACGCGGCTGCGAAAAAGTCATTCGAATTCAAAAAATGGACACATGCCTCACCTGTCACGGCAGCGGAGGAGCGCCCGGATCCCGACGCATCATATGCCCAGTATGTCATGGCCGTGGACAAGTCCGCACCTCACAAGGATTTTTTTCTGTCGTCCAAACATGCCCCCGCTGCCATGGCACAGGCCAAATCTATGAACAACAATGCCCAGCCTGCCACGGAGAAGGCCGCTCTCTACGGCAAGTAGATATCCCCATCAAAATACCCCCAGGCATACAAGACGGCACGCGCCTCCGCCGCAGCGGAGCCGGCGAAGCAGGATTAAACGGAGGCCCGCCCGGTGATCTTTACGTCGTGGTCCACGTCCAGCCGCACTCAATCTTCGAGCGAGACGGCAATGACCTCTTCGTCCAAATCCCAATCCCCTTTGCTAAAGCCATGGTCGGTGGAGAGCTCAAAATTCCAACTTTAAGCGGTCCAGCCATTCTAAAGTTACCTCCAGGCACCACCACCGGAAAAATCTTTCGTTTCCGAGGACGCGGCCTTCCAGATCCGCGCACAGGCGAGCAAGGTGACCTCAACGTTCGCGTCACAGTCGAACTTCCCACCAACCTCACTGCAGATCAGCGCGCAAAACTTCAAGCCTTTCTCTCTGCATGCAACGAAAAGAATTACCCCGCCCACTTTGACTTCATGGAGAAAGCTAAGCCATTCCTCAAATAA
- a CDS encoding nucleotide exchange factor GrpE, with the protein MQNSHASDKTDKNKIGQPPPASDSIPEPAFTLIATSVLKALDQAQEKHLRVLAEWDNARKRLIREKEEAIRYAAETLLENLLPIIDNFELGLQAAENAGDQNILLGFKMVHGQLQQFLKENGITPIDAVGQPFDPHLHEASQHIPTNEYPEGTVIAQIRRGYKLHDRLLRPALVNVAQKMPPSS; encoded by the coding sequence ATGCAAAATTCACATGCCTCTGATAAAACCGACAAAAACAAAATCGGCCAGCCTCCACCCGCATCAGATTCAATCCCAGAACCAGCATTCACACTCATAGCTACGTCCGTCCTCAAAGCCCTAGACCAAGCGCAAGAAAAACATCTCCGCGTCCTGGCCGAGTGGGACAACGCACGCAAACGCCTCATTCGCGAAAAAGAAGAGGCCATCCGCTACGCCGCAGAGACCCTTCTAGAAAACCTCTTACCCATCATAGACAACTTCGAACTAGGTCTCCAAGCCGCTGAAAACGCCGGCGACCAAAATATCCTACTCGGATTCAAAATGGTCCACGGACAGCTCCAACAGTTCCTGAAGGAAAACGGAATCACACCCATCGATGCAGTCGGGCAACCTTTCGATCCTCACCTACACGAAGCCTCCCAACACATCCCCACCAATGAATACCCTGAAGGAACCGTCATAGCACAAATCCGTCGTGGCTACAAATTGCACGATCGCTTACTGCGACCTGCCTTAGTCAACGTCGCCCAAAAAATGCCTCCTAGCTCATAG
- a CDS encoding peroxiredoxin — MKTKDPIALQPGSRAPDFSALDQHGKLHTLHSLLATKRPLVLYFYPKDHTPGCTRQACAFRDLYSSFAAIPVTLCGISPDSTASHARFAEKYQLPFTLLSDENKTIAQAYGTYVQKKLYGKVHMGIERTTFVISPDGSIRYIFRRVSPDSHPQEILETLRQA; from the coding sequence ATGAAAACAAAAGACCCTATCGCATTGCAGCCCGGATCCCGTGCACCTGACTTTTCAGCCCTAGACCAGCACGGAAAACTCCACACCCTGCACTCCCTTCTTGCAACAAAGCGGCCACTTGTCCTCTATTTTTATCCCAAAGACCACACCCCTGGCTGCACACGCCAAGCCTGCGCATTTCGAGATCTCTACTCTTCATTTGCAGCGATCCCCGTTACCCTCTGCGGCATCAGCCCTGATTCCACTGCCTCCCATGCGCGATTTGCTGAAAAATACCAACTCCCCTTCACACTACTATCTGATGAAAATAAAACCATCGCCCAAGCCTATGGCACCTACGTTCAAAAAAAACTCTATGGCAAAGTGCACATGGGAATCGAACGCACCACCTTTGTCATCTCACCAGACGGCAGCATACGATACATCTTCCGACGCGTCTCTCCCGATAGCCACCCACAAGAAATTTTAGAAACGCTGCGCCAAGCCTAA